From Paraburkholderia sabiae, a single genomic window includes:
- a CDS encoding acyl-CoA dehydrogenase family protein, which produces MIRDQETLSILLDSLSRFVRERLVPAENEVAETDEIPAEIVGEMRELGLFGLSIPEEYGGLGLTMEEEVLAAFEIAKTSPAFRSLIGTNNGIGSQGLIIDGTDEQKQYYLPKLASGELIASFALTEPGSGSDAASLRTTAMRDGDHYVINGTKRFITNAPEAGIYTVMARTNPDIKGASGISAFIVEKGTPGLSLGKIDKKMGQKGAHTCDVIFENCRVPASNIIGGKEGVGFKTAMKVLDKGRLHISAICVGAAERMLDDALRYAMERKQFGQPIAEFQLVQAMLADSRAEIYAARSMVLDAARRRDDKQDVSTEASCCKLFASEMCGRVADRAVQIHGGAGYVSDYAVERFYRDVRLFRIYEGTTQIQQLVIARNMIRDASR; this is translated from the coding sequence ATGATCCGCGATCAGGAAACACTGTCCATTCTTCTCGATTCGTTGTCGCGCTTCGTGCGAGAGCGTCTCGTGCCCGCCGAAAACGAAGTCGCCGAAACGGATGAAATACCCGCCGAAATCGTCGGCGAAATGCGCGAACTCGGTCTGTTCGGGCTGTCTATTCCCGAGGAATACGGCGGCCTCGGTCTGACGATGGAAGAAGAAGTCCTCGCCGCATTCGAGATCGCGAAGACCTCGCCGGCTTTCCGTTCGCTGATCGGCACGAACAATGGCATCGGCTCGCAAGGGCTCATCATCGACGGCACGGATGAACAGAAGCAATACTATTTGCCGAAGCTGGCGTCGGGCGAACTGATCGCGTCGTTCGCATTGACGGAGCCCGGCTCGGGCTCGGACGCCGCGTCGCTGCGCACGACGGCCATGCGCGACGGCGACCATTATGTGATCAACGGTACCAAGCGCTTCATTACCAACGCGCCCGAAGCGGGCATCTATACGGTGATGGCGCGCACCAATCCGGATATCAAAGGTGCAAGCGGCATCTCCGCGTTCATCGTCGAGAAAGGCACGCCCGGTCTGTCGCTCGGCAAGATCGACAAAAAGATGGGCCAGAAAGGCGCGCATACCTGCGACGTGATCTTCGAGAATTGCCGCGTACCCGCGTCGAACATCATCGGCGGCAAGGAAGGCGTCGGCTTCAAGACGGCCATGAAAGTACTCGACAAAGGCCGCCTGCATATTTCGGCGATCTGCGTCGGCGCGGCCGAGCGAATGCTCGACGACGCGCTGCGCTACGCAATGGAGCGCAAACAGTTCGGCCAGCCGATCGCCGAATTCCAGCTCGTGCAGGCCATGCTCGCCGACAGCCGCGCGGAAATCTATGCCGCGCGTTCGATGGTGCTTGACGCCGCACGACGCCGCGACGACAAACAGGATGTGTCGACGGAAGCATCGTGCTGCAAGCTGTTTGCGTCGGAGATGTGCGGACGCGTCGCCGATCGCGCGGTGCAGATTCACGGCGGCGCGGGTTATGTGTCCGACTACGCGGTCGAACGCTTCTATCGCGACGTGCGCCTGTTCCGCATTTACGAAGGCACGACGCAGATCCAGCAACTGGTGATCGCGCGCAACATGATTCGCGACGCAAGCCGCTAA
- a CDS encoding sulfite exporter TauE/SafE family protein, translating into MGYLLVLVVGLAAGTLSGVIGTGSSMLLMPVLVMLFGPQQAVPVMAIAAIMGNFGKVLAWWREIDWRACGAYCATAVPGAALGVRTLLALPPHAVEIALGLFFVAMVPARRWLARRSVRFTPWHLAAIGGPVGFLTGIVVSTGPITVPVFMGYGLVKGAFLATEAAGSLAVYAAKVAAFDHFGALPLHVVIDGLITGSALMAGAFCARRIVVRMSPGTFRMVVDGLMLSSGLSLLWAAGR; encoded by the coding sequence ATGGGGTATCTGCTGGTACTGGTGGTCGGTCTTGCCGCGGGCACGCTGAGCGGCGTGATCGGCACGGGATCGTCGATGCTGCTGATGCCCGTGCTGGTGATGCTGTTCGGGCCGCAACAGGCGGTGCCCGTCATGGCGATCGCCGCGATCATGGGCAATTTCGGCAAGGTACTCGCGTGGTGGCGCGAGATCGACTGGCGCGCGTGCGGCGCCTATTGCGCGACGGCCGTGCCGGGCGCGGCGCTCGGCGTGCGCACGCTGCTCGCGCTGCCGCCGCATGCCGTCGAGATCGCCCTGGGCCTGTTCTTCGTCGCGATGGTGCCGGCGCGCCGCTGGCTCGCGCGCCGCTCGGTGCGCTTTACGCCTTGGCATCTGGCCGCCATCGGCGGGCCGGTTGGATTTCTGACGGGGATCGTGGTCTCGACGGGACCGATCACGGTGCCCGTGTTCATGGGTTACGGCCTCGTAAAAGGCGCGTTTCTGGCAACAGAAGCAGCCGGCTCGCTCGCCGTCTATGCCGCGAAAGTCGCGGCCTTCGATCACTTCGGCGCGTTGCCGCTGCACGTCGTGATCGACGGACTGATCACGGGGTCCGCGCTGATGGCGGGCGCATTCTGCGCGCGGCGCATCGTGGTGCGCATGAGCCCCGGCACGTTCCGGATGGTCGTCGACGGCCTGATGCTGTCGTCCGGCCTGTCGCTGCTGTGGGCAGCGGGGCGCTGA
- a CDS encoding DUF3141 domain-containing protein, whose translation MNQSQPISVLSSTDLPNTFSSPMPFASMPGNLFAQGYAYAVDAWQRSVLFADVMRERGNQYQAHMQERVPNVLDFGTELIVDGRTLPRPVNYGLVRILAPDDLKPDHDLAEGRDPGRLRPFVVVDPRAGHGPGIGGFKRDSEIGAALRAGHPCYFVGFLPDPVPGQTVEDVMHAEATFLEKVIELHPDSPGKPAVIGNCQAGWQVLMTAAMRPDLFGPIVVAGAPVSYWAGWRGKNPMRYSGGMLGGSWLTALTGDLGDGRFDGAWLVENFENLNPANTLWTKQYNLYASIDTEGPRYLGFEKYWGGHVFLNAGEMQYIVDNLFVGNRFVSGEIVTSDGVRLDLRNIRSPIVVFCSYGDNITPPPQALGWITDLYRDDADLLGHDQTIVYATHDSIGHLGIFVSSSTGKKEHREFVSNIDLIDLLPSGLYEAHMGAKTEDTPHADLVQGQYVLSISPRTIADVREIVQPDPDSDRRFATAAYVSRFNLGLYRSFMQPWVRACTTPWTSDVSSKLHPLRVTYELWSDRNPFASSVAQAAVSVKEARQPIADDNPFMQMQTVMSNAIIASFDFYRDMRDAAVEQVFETVYGAPWLQAFAGLPPHSDSAANAALTEPGDTEEREASIVAEHERLRNDMTEGGLLEASVRALLYVKRTHGEADERRFNLAREMLSKLSDDGILAFKHVVREQAALLRLDSEAAIDALPGLLTDAPSDKLRTVARDIDKLSTMLPLDDTERADLARVLTIFESASKKKTARRAEPARQQVE comes from the coding sequence ATGAATCAGTCTCAACCGATCTCCGTTCTATCCAGCACTGATTTGCCCAACACGTTCTCGTCGCCGATGCCCTTCGCATCGATGCCGGGCAATCTGTTCGCGCAAGGCTACGCGTATGCCGTCGATGCATGGCAGCGCAGCGTGCTGTTCGCCGACGTGATGCGTGAACGCGGTAATCAGTATCAGGCTCACATGCAGGAACGCGTGCCCAACGTGCTCGACTTCGGCACCGAGTTGATCGTCGATGGGCGCACGCTGCCGCGTCCCGTCAACTACGGGCTCGTGCGCATCCTCGCACCCGACGACCTGAAGCCCGACCACGATCTCGCCGAAGGACGCGATCCGGGCCGTCTGCGTCCGTTCGTGGTCGTCGATCCGCGCGCGGGGCACGGTCCCGGAATCGGCGGATTCAAGCGCGATAGTGAAATCGGTGCGGCATTGCGCGCGGGGCATCCGTGCTATTTCGTCGGCTTCCTGCCCGACCCGGTGCCGGGACAGACGGTCGAAGACGTGATGCACGCGGAAGCCACGTTCCTCGAAAAAGTCATCGAGCTGCATCCGGACAGCCCCGGCAAGCCCGCCGTGATCGGCAACTGTCAGGCCGGCTGGCAAGTGCTGATGACAGCCGCGATGCGCCCCGACCTGTTCGGGCCGATCGTCGTCGCGGGCGCACCCGTGTCGTACTGGGCAGGCTGGCGCGGCAAGAACCCGATGCGCTATTCGGGCGGCATGCTCGGCGGTTCGTGGCTGACAGCGCTCACGGGCGATCTCGGCGATGGCCGCTTTGACGGCGCATGGCTCGTCGAAAACTTCGAGAACCTGAACCCCGCGAACACGCTCTGGACCAAGCAATACAACCTGTACGCGAGCATCGATACGGAAGGTCCGCGCTATCTCGGCTTCGAAAAGTACTGGGGCGGCCATGTGTTCCTGAACGCGGGCGAGATGCAATACATCGTCGACAACCTGTTCGTCGGCAACCGCTTCGTGAGCGGCGAGATCGTGACGTCCGACGGCGTGCGGCTCGACTTGCGCAACATCCGCTCGCCTATCGTCGTGTTCTGCTCGTATGGCGACAACATCACGCCGCCGCCGCAGGCGCTTGGCTGGATCACCGACCTCTATCGCGACGACGCGGATCTGCTCGGCCACGATCAGACTATCGTCTACGCGACGCACGACAGCATCGGTCATCTCGGCATTTTCGTGTCGAGCAGCACGGGCAAGAAGGAACATCGCGAGTTCGTCAGCAATATCGATCTGATCGATCTGTTGCCGTCCGGCCTCTACGAAGCGCATATGGGCGCGAAGACGGAAGACACGCCGCACGCCGATCTCGTGCAAGGCCAATACGTGCTGTCCATTTCGCCGCGCACGATCGCCGATGTGCGCGAGATCGTGCAGCCCGATCCCGACAGCGACCGGCGTTTCGCAACGGCCGCGTATGTGTCGCGCTTCAACCTCGGCCTGTATCGCAGCTTTATGCAGCCGTGGGTGCGCGCGTGCACGACGCCGTGGACATCCGATGTATCGAGCAAGCTGCATCCGCTGCGCGTGACGTACGAGTTGTGGTCGGATCGCAATCCGTTTGCATCGTCGGTTGCGCAGGCGGCTGTCAGCGTGAAGGAAGCGCGTCAACCCATCGCGGACGACAACCCGTTCATGCAGATGCAAACGGTGATGTCGAACGCGATCATCGCGTCGTTCGATTTCTATCGCGACATGCGCGACGCCGCCGTCGAACAGGTCTTCGAAACCGTCTATGGCGCACCGTGGCTGCAGGCGTTCGCGGGCCTTCCGCCGCACAGCGACAGCGCAGCGAACGCCGCGTTGACGGAACCGGGCGACACGGAAGAACGCGAGGCATCGATCGTCGCGGAACACGAACGTCTGCGCAACGACATGACGGAAGGCGGACTGCTCGAAGCGAGCGTGCGTGCGCTGCTGTATGTGAAGCGCACGCATGGCGAAGCCGACGAGCGGCGTTTCAATCTGGCGCGCGAAATGCTGAGCAAGCTGTCGGACGACGGCATCCTGGCGTTCAAGCACGTCGTGCGCGAACAGGCTGCGCTGCTGCGCCTCGATAGCGAAGCCGCGATCGACGCATTGCCCGGCCTGCTCACCGATGCACCGTCCGACAAGTTGCGCACCGTCGCGCGCGACATCGACAAGCTGAGCAC
- a CDS encoding DUF4148 domain-containing protein produces the protein MMNESSRMVVAGGVVIGALTLATLGLRFGNRESSAKGADGHIDASLASTARPVTPDASSDDPQNAGIARVLQAVHDSLQSGDLASAHVLLDAVLTMRANEPQALMLQKELAAREEMAHRAQTAQTSTQNDTRSATRAHAMRKTQHARAHHAAETSDDDEELAANLPPSVDIRPDSVKADATETVPHAQTEAATQTTTTEEPPAQPAAPAPSIASGKPNDEPPVTAIRASPKTRAEVRDELKRARSDGSMSRFGNPDPYGPGGTPSRDTQPATRSW, from the coding sequence ATGATGAACGAATCGAGCCGGATGGTCGTTGCGGGCGGCGTGGTGATCGGCGCGCTGACGCTCGCCACGCTCGGGCTGCGGTTCGGCAATCGCGAGTCGTCGGCGAAGGGAGCGGACGGCCATATCGACGCGTCGCTCGCGTCCACCGCTCGACCTGTGACGCCCGACGCATCCTCCGACGATCCGCAAAACGCAGGCATCGCGCGCGTATTGCAGGCGGTGCACGACAGTCTGCAAAGCGGCGACCTCGCATCCGCGCATGTGCTGCTCGATGCCGTTCTGACGATGCGTGCAAACGAGCCGCAAGCGCTCATGCTGCAAAAGGAACTGGCCGCGCGCGAAGAGATGGCGCACAGGGCGCAGACCGCGCAGACGTCGACGCAAAACGATACGCGATCGGCCACGCGCGCTCACGCTATGCGAAAGACCCAGCACGCGCGTGCGCATCACGCGGCGGAGACTTCCGACGATGACGAAGAACTGGCGGCGAACCTGCCTCCTTCCGTCGATATCCGCCCGGACAGCGTAAAGGCCGATGCAACAGAAACCGTTCCGCATGCGCAGACTGAAGCCGCAACGCAAACGACAACGACGGAAGAACCGCCTGCACAACCCGCCGCCCCAGCCCCGTCGATCGCATCGGGCAAACCCAACGACGAACCGCCCGTCACCGCCATCCGCGCCTCACCGAAAACCCGCGCCGAAGTACGCGACGAACTGAAGCGAGCGCGCAGCGACGGCTCGATGTCGCGCTTCGGCAATCCCGATCCGTATGGACCGGGCGGCACACCGAGCCGCGATACGCAGCCCGCCACGCGGAGCTGGTAA
- a CDS encoding YbjQ family protein, translated as MIERHMVSTTFDLPGHTVDASLGMVRGIIVRSRSVVGSIGAGLQTIFGGNISLYTSLCERARQDAYERMLTEAAQLGANAVIGMRYDATEIGAGVTEVLCYGTAVHARRNV; from the coding sequence ATGATCGAACGACACATGGTCTCCACGACCTTCGATTTGCCCGGCCATACCGTCGACGCATCGCTTGGCATGGTGCGCGGCATCATCGTCCGATCGCGCTCGGTGGTGGGATCGATCGGCGCGGGGCTGCAGACGATCTTCGGCGGCAACATCTCGCTGTACACGTCGCTGTGCGAGCGCGCGCGGCAGGACGCCTACGAGCGCATGCTGACGGAAGCGGCGCAACTCGGCGCCAATGCTGTCATCGGCATGCGCTACGATGCGACCGAAATCGGCGCGGGCGTGACGGAAGTGCTCTGCTACGGCACCGCCGTGCACGCGCGCCGCAATGTATAA
- a CDS encoding YqaE/Pmp3 family membrane protein, whose amino-acid sequence MRLLLALLLPWFQFFTIGRPFAGIICLVLQLTIIGWLPAAIWSVYALSQYKTDRKIEEALGRRS is encoded by the coding sequence ATGCGTCTGTTGCTTGCCCTGCTGTTGCCGTGGTTCCAGTTCTTCACGATCGGCCGTCCGTTCGCCGGGATCATCTGTCTCGTGCTGCAGCTGACGATCATCGGCTGGCTGCCCGCGGCGATCTGGTCGGTCTACGCGCTGAGCCAGTACAAGACCGATCGCAAGATCGAAGAGGCGCTCGGCCGGCGTTCGTAA
- a CDS encoding helix-turn-helix domain-containing protein: MPPRNEALPTVMRRLAAGKMLMEGASVSDVAAQLHISENTVRKYRALVNEGGLESLRQMSVGGRSSSLDDAALQWIAAALNGPAGIHGFPSDAWTSNRLREVIRAHFGVSYSRVYTWQIATNLGLGHRLTKSRK, encoded by the coding sequence ATGCCTCCACGAAACGAAGCATTGCCGACCGTCATGCGCAGGCTCGCTGCAGGCAAGATGCTGATGGAGGGCGCGTCGGTCAGCGATGTCGCCGCGCAGCTGCATATTTCCGAGAACACAGTGCGTAAATATCGCGCGCTCGTGAACGAGGGCGGGCTGGAGTCGTTGCGGCAGATGAGCGTCGGCGGGCGTTCGTCCTCGCTCGACGATGCCGCGCTGCAATGGATCGCGGCGGCGCTGAACGGCCCGGCGGGCATCCACGGTTTTCCATCCGATGCCTGGACGAGCAATCGTCTGCGCGAGGTGATACGCGCGCACTTCGGCGTCAGCTACTCGCGTGTCTATACCTGGCAGATCGCGACCAACCTCGGTCTCGGGCACCGGCTCACGAAGTCACGCAAGTAG
- a CDS encoding DUF2964 family protein, translating into MPIEPWNSPKRRARRKMIWSKAHVVLAAIGTLSAVVGIAVAINGGLEFNRTKVFVGVGIIVVSTVLYVSMLFVDD; encoded by the coding sequence ATGCCCATCGAACCCTGGAACTCGCCGAAGCGCCGCGCGCGCCGCAAGATGATCTGGAGCAAGGCGCATGTCGTACTGGCCGCGATCGGCACGCTGTCGGCCGTGGTGGGCATCGCCGTCGCGATCAACGGCGGGCTCGAATTCAACCGCACGAAGGTGTTCGTCGGCGTCGGCATCATCGTCGTGTCGACGGTGCTCTACGTGTCGATGCTGTTTGTCGACGACTAG
- a CDS encoding GGDEF domain-containing protein — translation MSTTHTPQSVRLRALVDTVQRNERTLRRFQDVELQLIRAQDFPSLCLVLLDYLPREFGLERVTLWLNDTLPLLHEMASRHPRHASNGNPAASLNTSAETGEAATRLCSQGRPWLGTSASMDDATRNAMFAADMQPASVALLPLVTNGQLSGYLCLGSDNESRFSAGMATDMLERFAVIVAASLDNVAHREQLERLGATDALTGLPNRRYFDERLREETTRASRYRLPLGCLFIDIDGFKPINDAHGHAVGDRALALVGACLRKQTRLGDTIARYGGEEFAVLLQGDLRDSLVVAERMRAAVEKLELKGDDGARIPLTVSIGVAAHAMQLGADLDGLGRMLVEEADRAMYKAKAEGRNRVVMLVG, via the coding sequence ATGAGCACAACACACACGCCCCAGTCCGTCCGCCTTCGCGCACTCGTCGATACGGTGCAACGCAACGAACGCACGTTGCGCCGCTTCCAGGATGTCGAACTGCAACTGATCCGCGCGCAGGATTTCCCGTCGCTTTGCCTCGTGCTGCTCGATTATCTGCCGCGCGAGTTCGGACTGGAGCGAGTGACGCTGTGGCTCAACGACACGCTGCCGCTGCTGCACGAAATGGCGTCGCGTCACCCGCGCCATGCGTCGAACGGGAATCCGGCGGCGTCGCTGAATACGTCGGCTGAAACGGGCGAAGCGGCGACGCGTCTGTGTTCGCAAGGACGTCCGTGGCTGGGCACGTCGGCGTCGATGGACGATGCGACGCGCAATGCCATGTTCGCCGCCGACATGCAGCCGGCCAGCGTCGCGCTGCTGCCGCTCGTGACGAACGGCCAGCTGAGCGGCTATCTGTGCCTCGGCAGCGACAACGAAAGCCGCTTTTCGGCGGGTATGGCGACGGACATGCTGGAGCGCTTCGCCGTGATCGTCGCGGCGAGTCTCGACAACGTCGCGCATCGCGAGCAACTGGAACGCCTCGGCGCTACCGACGCGCTCACGGGCCTGCCCAATCGCCGCTATTTCGACGAGCGTCTGCGCGAAGAGACGACGCGCGCGTCGCGTTATCGCCTGCCGCTCGGCTGTCTTTTCATCGATATCGACGGTTTCAAGCCGATCAACGATGCACACGGTCACGCGGTCGGCGACCGGGCGCTCGCGCTGGTCGGCGCATGTCTGCGCAAGCAGACGCGGCTCGGCGACACGATCGCGCGTTACGGCGGTGAAGAATTCGCCGTGCTGCTGCAAGGCGACCTGCGGGATTCGCTCGTGGTGGCCGAGCGCATGCGTGCCGCCGTCGAGAAGCTCGAACTGAAAGGCGACGACGGCGCGCGGATTCCGTTGACGGTGTCGATCGGCGTGGCCGCGCACGCGATGCAGCTTGGCGCCGATCTCGACGGGCTCGGACGCATGCTCGTCGAAGAAGCCGATCGCGCGATGTACAAGGCGAAGGCCGAAGGACGCAATCGCGTGGTGATGCTCGTCGGTTAG